Within Oryzias melastigma strain HK-1 unplaced genomic scaffold, ASM292280v2 sc02188, whole genome shotgun sequence, the genomic segment CTTGCATTTCTACAACcgttttcagtaaaaataaaaaatgtattaactttgatcaatcagggacttggatttggtattTTGGATGGTGTCACTTTTAACTCATAGGAGTGCACACTGTTTGAACATTAATCgtagaggagaaattaataattgcagtttatgTCCGTCTGGAATTCTATGACCCCAGGTCTTTCATATATCTGAATAgaactgtaaaggaaaaaacctggagcaaaatttgtgacattttgtgGCGGACATGAACTAGTTAACAgtagctaaaaagaaaaaagaagaagccatGTGCTGAAAGTGCATTTTTGAATGCGTGTCAAATGGCCGGTGTGAACGAATAACCTATTTATGTGTCCTTAAGAGagaaaaattttactttatttattttaatattcaaccACTGCATGTGTAATCTAAATGAGTGATTAAAGCCTTATATTTGGTTTGTATAgacataaatgtcattttcgCCTATAATTCAATTGATAGCAACAATTTCAGCAACCATTTACCTAATAAAAGCACTCCAAaatttatgcaacaaaaatgtaaaatatcatAGGAATGTAACATAAATATGgagaattaaacaaataaattataatggGCAATAAAAGTACAATAATTTATAGGATGAGATGAggagcataaaaaaatgataatgtgGCTACAAAAGAGGTGATAAAAAGGTAAcataaaatatgatattttataGATGCTGAGAAATGAACAGATgattaccaaaaacaaaaaggttgcCTGTTGTCTGGCAAAACAAGAAACCACCTGTGCATTACCTGACTGATCAAATAAGTTGAGTTGAACAATGCATGCTTTGTTTGAATGAAAACTGTCCTTCTGATGATTTTTGTTTATAaggtaaagtaaaataaaaaaatgggaacATGCCATACTTTGTGTATTAAGTTTGGGTTCGCCTTTAAAACACTGCACTGCATCTCACTTCAAACCGGTCACACATCTTTGTCACGCCAGTGAGGAAAAGAGGGATGGCCGCTCTACCACAGCTGTGAAACGANNNNNNNNNNNNNNNNNNNNNNNNNNNNNNNNNNNNNNNNNNNNNNNNNNNNNNNNNNNNNNNNNNNNNNNGGGCTGGGAGGGGGGTTGGGACGACGGCAGGCTACTGTAGGACATGGTCATCTGTCCTGGGTGGGGGGAGTCCGGGGAGAAAACGGAGGAGCCGCTGTCCACGCCTCCTTCGGCTGAGGGCGACACACACAGAGAGCTTTTGTTGTCTCTTCTGTAATGACTTCAACAGACCTCAGTGACACACAATCAAAGGAAGGAGTACTTCAGAGTCAGTTCCAGGGCGTTTTCTGGTAACAGGCAGAGAAATTGTGGGCACATGTGAAAACTGTCAACAACAAGGAGACCAAGTTTCCGGGAAAAAGCAGACAGTGCGGCTTGTCTCTGGTGTTTGCACTGTGATTCTTTGCGTTTTTCAAAGTATTAGTTgagttttttgcagtttaatcAGGGGGTTGACTTATAtgcgatttttaaaaaataaatttagctTCATAGATATATCTGTTATTTTTCCACCAACAACAGCTAGAGAGAACTGTAGGTCAGTATTTGTTAGGAGTGTGTATAGGCAAGAGTCTAGCAgtacgatacgtatcctgatACATGCTTCACTctacaatacatatcgcgatatttcccaAGACTGTCAAAGAGGCTtagtgtgctgccaactagcatTGGGGGGTacaagtggaaaacaaaagtaagacgctgaaagACGCTCATACATGATTAAATACATAtcgtcttgtcaacattttaaattgatacaaaaataaatcactacgcaaaatatcgcgatatattgcagAATCGATTTTTCCTTACACCCCTAGTATTTATAGAATAAGAAGTgcagttcaaaacaaacaaagaggagAATGTGattgttctcctcctgaaccttataaagttttcttatttgcctcaagactttttcttttaaaaacttcggactaatgtgggacagcaagtcatcaaagtGGGTTAGAGAAACGTAGAAGTGCCATCAATCAGACGCTGGCTCTTACAGTAAACATCACTGTAAGATAAAAATGTCTGAGAacgatctcatgaacccagacatggagacgtgattactcAGACTTTGATAGAATTCTTTAcgataaataaacctgatttcttaACAGTCTCTTCTATGTATTGTAAATGAggtcaatgcttccatgtagcgataagaataaaacttgacaaaattatgcattttttttgtctcttgcgacttatactctggaaaatatgcTACATATTATCTAACTGTGAAAAATATAAAGAGCACATTTATGCTGGCTTGCGCTCCATTCTCACATGTGACGGAGGTGTTGGTCCTCTGGCTTCGTAGTTGATGATGTTCTGCTTCTGTCTCATCCGCCTCTGCCTGCACACACAAAAGCACAAGCTAATATAAGCTAAttgttcaaactttattaatcaaAGACATTTCAGAACCTGGATGCTGTTTGACATGGAATTTTTCATCAGCAACCAGGATCTCCAACTCTTTAGCAAACCTGTGTCTGTGAAGCTCTGAATGACTCTTGCTGTTCCGCTTCCCGTTTTCTCTTCTCCTGCTCTTCTCGTACTAGCTTCCTCTGCTCCCTCTTCTTCCGAATCAGAGACACTCTGTCCTTGATGGCCTTGGCCATGGTCTTATGGTCAGCCTCAGCAACATATCCAGACTCAACCTGGAGGTAAGgcgaaaacacaaaacaattttactttactacattttttcttaGCCGTGCACTTCTGTGAGGAAAACGCTGCCCGTTTCTGCCTGTTctattgtaaataaaaccacCATCATTCCGGTCAATCTAACAAACATACCATTTCCTGAGCCACATCTTCTGGAACATCTCGAATCAAGTCAAAGGAGAACTCGATGGCTTCGTTGTCTTTGTATTTGCctgcaaaagtttaaaaaagaacaattaatcaagatttttttgtagccttacatttatttttcagcctccttgtttttggaaattaaaaaaataaaataaaaataagttcaaGATATCTCaccttttaactttttaacatcttctatCCTGAGCCAAAGTTTAATAGCAATCATTTCTCCATCGTCCTCTTCTGCCAGTTCAACCCTGACCCCCGTCTCCTCTTGGAAGAACGCATGGTTTAGCAGAGTCTTTATAGCATACCTGGAAAGTCATGGAGCTAGAGTTATACAGGTAGACTTTTCTCAATTGAAGTCTTAATTAGTAAAAGAAACACTAATTAGAAAAAACAGATAGGAGTTTGAGTTGGTATAAACCTTTTAGCAAAGTTTAAGACtagattttttacaaaaaaagctctGCTTTCTAATGGTCACAAATAGAACTGATGAGGAGGCATTGACAGa encodes:
- the LOC112139499 gene encoding serine/threonine-protein kinase WNK1-like, which produces MIAIKLWLRIEDVKKLKGKYKDNEAIEFSFDLIRDVPEDVAQEMVESGYVAEADHKTMAKAIKDRVSLIRKKREQRKLVREEQEKRKREAEQQESFRASQTQAEADETEAEHHQLRSQRTNTSVTSEGGVDSGSSVFSPDSPHPGQMTMSYSSLPSSQPPSHCGRAAIPLFLTGVTKMCDRFE